GAGAAGTATACTCCTCGTAGAAAAGGGATGAAGAGCTGTCAGATCCATTGCTCAGAAAAGTGGTAGTGAATTCCCATTAGTTCTGAGTACTTAAATAGCGTACACTTACAAAAattagaagggttgtgtacaaggcacgaccctccttagccgtgtggtaagacgggcggctacaaagcaagagcatgtcgaggatggctgggttaattcccggtgccggtctaggcaattttaggattggaaattgtcttgacttccctgggcataaaagtatcatcgtgatagcctcatgatatacgaatgcaaaaatggtaacttggcctagaaacctcgcagttaataactgtggaagtgcttattgaacactaagctgcgaggcggctctgtcccagtgtgggatgtaatgccaataagaagacaAGGCaggaccgctcgacgtaaactatgtAAAACCTCGTAGGGCCGATTTTTTcccctccgcttagtgcttaagcCCGGTTTAAgtgtatgggtaagcaccgcttaagagttaagcggtgGTGAAGAAATTGTCTCTTAGTGCAATGGGAATCGTAAAATCACGTAAATATTAGGTTTTTCGCAATTTTTAACCAAAAATTATGTGAAGTGTAAAATATTTACATTACAAACAGATCGTAATCTGTTTTCAGCATACAAATTTTCTTCAAGCACCGCCGACGGTAATCACAGTTGGTACTTGGACCGCTACCGGCGAAGACATCGTCTTTTGAAGTcaataaaaatgatatttttgagtTTAAGACTTTTAAAGACATGTTTTGGGCTGATCAACGTCTGTTGCTGAAAAGGTAAAATTTGGTGGATGCTAAGAGGTCAATGTCAGTGTCAAACGAGAGGTCAATGTCaatggagtcaatgttggtaaAACTGCTTGACCGTCTCACAGAGGGTCGAATCCTTAAAAAGAGGGTCAAAAggtaatttttcaaaatgatgtattgtattttttaaatatttttcgcgCATTATACAGGTAATAAAACATCGTAAATTACTTTGGTTTTGTCAATTTGACGATATTGTGCCCATTGGGGTACCTTTGAAGTTGgcatgaaaactatttttacaccattgataatatataaatatgagGTATGAtatctttgcaatatttttctaatttgttaTTGAATCATTTCGAACTCAATACATCTTCGAATATACCATAATCAACTATCAATCGCATACATTGTATCACAAATTCATGAAATGTTCACCCTTGGCTTATGGAGTTGAATATGGGCTTATTTCGCAATTCACTCATTTCGTGGTGTTTTCATGTGGTCGGAAAACAATTTACCCATCATTATCCAGCGCTGAAAATCACATGGCTACTAGTTTacattataaattttcaaactaAACCAAATTTACGACCCGCTAGGGCCCGCAGGTTTTTTCCGAGGCATTTGAAAATGACGTAAAATACAtgaaaatgtatgtatatgtactgAATGCTACAGCCACAACAATCGTTATGAATGTAGTTGAAAGTGATAAAATTTCATCCCAGTAAGTATAATAAACCCAATAGTTCTCATTTTAAACCATATTTGtacttttgaccgtcttttaATTTCAATCCGCCCCACTGTGTGCCTGTACGCCGCATTAGTCCTAaggaaataaataataaataaaataaattaattccttcggaaacaaAACACTCCTGGcatacaagaaaataatcacatCATTTTATCAAATACTAAAAATAATTACAACTGTTCTCCCCGATATCACGggtttttcatttttaattttgttgatttttattttcctgaaatttagCATAAACATTCTTTATGGTCGTAACTATAATTATAGTTTACCGATCTTATCAGTACTGAAAGTTACAATAAACAGTATTCGAATTCTGAGAATAGTTATGTACAGTATCCCACTATGCTGTCTCTGTTATAATGAGGAAAAAGTAACCGAAGGCACTGTGATTAGATAATTTTAACAAACACAATCAGCTAAAAAATACCGAACATCGCTCATAATTGCGTGAGTGTGTAAAGCTGGCCGAAATATCAACTTCAGCACATAGCACAATGGACGCACGGATATGTGTGACCGATCACAAATAAGTCGCATTACGATTTGCAGAAAAAGAAATGTATTTTAAACTTCCTAAACTTTTGGATGGCTATAAAAATATCGTAAGAAAATAAGTTTCTAGACATAGATCCAAACCTTCGGATCTAACGTGAGCGATAAAGTAAAACAAATCAGATTTTTTATATTGAGGCACTTAAGAACAATTCTTCGATCGACTGCATGTGGCACATTATTCATATATCTATTTATACGGTTTCAGAATTTCTGCCGATCATTCAGCATCTCACCAATTTGTATGGCACTGTGGTACGATTTTGGCAAGGTCCTCAATTTTCGTTATACGTGGGAGATCCCAACATAATTGAAGTAAGGCTATGCTTATGTTAACATCTTTAATCCATCCCTCTTCTCTGATCACGACCTCTGCTTGTGCTTTACAGACCATTCTTACCGACAAAAACTTGACCAATAAATCCGGCGAGTACGACTACCTCTCCGACTGGCTTGGCGATGGTTTGCTTCTGAGCAAGCGACACAAATGGCACGCCCGGCGGAAAGCCATCACTCCGGCGTTCCATTTCAAGATCCTGGACCAGTTCGTGGATGTGTTCGATCGCAACGCTGCCGAGCTGGTGGACGTCCTGGGCAAGCACGCCGACAGCGGCGAAACATTCGATATGTTTCCCTACGTGCTGTTGTATGCCCTGGATGTCATCTGTGGTAAGTGTGAAAAGGGCAAAAGCATATGCATATTGAATAAATACATAATGCCAATAATGTTTTAGAAAGTGCAATGGGGACGTCTGTGAATGCTCTCCGCAATACCGACTGCGAGTACGTTCAAGCAGTCAAAGCAGCAGCTAACATATCAATCAGACGTATGTTCGATTTTATTCGCCGAACCCCTCTGTTTTATCTGACTCCGAGCTATCAGAGACTGAGGAAAGCACTGAAAGTCCTTCACGGTTATACAGATAAAGTCATCAAATCTCGTCGGAAGGAGCTCATGAATAAAACAAACGAACAAGACGGTGTTTCAGACGAATTTGGGGAGAAACGAAGGGATGCTTTCCTCGATATGTTGCTGAAAACAAGTATTAACGGTAAACCGTTGACCGATCTGGAAATCCGTGAGGAAGTGGATACTTTTATGTTTGAAGGACACGACACAACAACCTCGGCAGTCGTCTTCACGCTATTCAACCTGGCTAAGAACCCAGAAATTCAGCAGAAAGTCTTCGAcgaaatagtgtcagtaatagGAAAGGATCCGAATGAACGAATAGAACTATCTCATTTGAACGACCTGGACTACTTAGAGATGTCGATTAAGGAAACGCTTCGACTTTATCCTTCGGTCCCAATGATTGGTCGAAAGTGCGTGGAAGAAACTACAATCAACGGCAAGATCATACCTGCTGGGGCAAACCTAATCATCGGAATCTATTTCATGGGTAGAGATCCCAAATATTTTGACAACCCTTTGCAATTCATTCCTGAAAGATTCGAGGGCGAAAAGTCGGTGGAGAAATTCAACCCATATAAGTATATTCCATTCAGTGCTGGTTCGCGGAACTGTATCGGTGGGTTACGCATCAAACACTTACCTTAATATTGTTCCAAATTATTTAAACATCGTGTTATTTTCTGACAGGTCAAAAATTCGCTCTCAATGAGATGAAAAGCGTGATATCGAAGCTTTTGCGCCACTACGAGTTCATCCTACCACCGGGCTCTCCTGACGAACCCACGCTAGCATCTGAGTTGATTCTGAAACCGCACCACGGAGTCCAACTGCAGATCAAGCGCCGAACACTTAGCTAACTGAGGTCACGTACCTCAATGATTTCATACCTCTACGACTCGGATTGTTCGAACAAGTTTTACAAACAACTAACCGAGAAGCTGTTCAAACTTGTGATATGTAGAAAATCCCAGGCGCTAGATGTAAAGTGATAAACCAATGTAAGTCACCAACCACCATGTGATTAAAATGTGATACAATAATATATGATAAATACCAGTCTTGTCTAATCAAATGCACCGAACCGGCTcgaccaaaacaaaaataataccgGTGGTGCCATCACTAACCGATGAGTGACGAAGTCAAAACTGAACTTGACCCTGTCGTTGGCTGATGTTTAGTAGGTAGTAAGTTAACAGGGTGGCAACATTGAAATCATGCACTAGTTTCAAGTATTCCTGCCGAATATTTCTTCAACTCTATGATACATTTCTGAGTAACCATAAATGCTCCGGAATATTTCGAAATATTAAAACCTCTATTGATTTTTATTTAGGATACTGTGCAGAATTGTATGAACGTGTGATTCCCGATTTTATTGTTCAAATATAGTTCGCAATAGACTACGAAAAAACGGCTTGAACTAGATTGGTTACAATAAAACTTAATATAATTACTTattaattcatggaaaattACGGGTAAACGTTTAAAGTTTACAAACTATTCAAAGTGTAACAGTTTTGCGTTGCTACCCTGTACTTCAGAAGGTGTGTCAACTGGACTTGTTTTCCTCTAATTGCTGGACAAAAATTAGATGCATACAAGCATAGGTACAAGGTCTCAGAATTGCGCGCGTTCGATCTCAGGGTACGCTTTATTTCGCATTCAAGTTTATTCAGCTAGCTACGGTTTGCGATGTTTATTTCATAAAGCGGAGCGAGTTTAGTGGAAGGCCGATTTATACCCATCGTTTATTGGCGAGTGCGCTCAAAATTGCATGTAAGTATCCCACTATGAGTGCAAGATTCCCCGTTTACTAAATTCTTATGGACCAACATCGTTACGATCTTTTGACGAGTTAGTAAATTTTCAACCAACACCCCATATTTTAATGATATCGTTGCATAATTCCTTTCGAAGCAGTACACGAAACTTGTATCGTAGAGAATGACGTTCATAAATAGGTCCAAGAGGTCCaatcagtagaagcataagtattaGAACGCTAATGGCGCTTCAAATCTTGTGATCAACATCTAGTACGCATGTACTGGTGGCGGTCGTTAATGTGTCAAATTTTTTATCATAGCAACCCGATTTGaaattgtttgtttttaaataagCAGTTTGTTATTGCCTATCGGTTTCGATGCGCGGTTATTCAACATGGGACTAAAGTATGTGCTTGAAAGCTCGTCGTCTTCTTCTAAGCAgagctaggataggatgtgacaactcaattgagactgccttgttgttttttagtcggttgctctgacgaggtgatcgccagtgcagccaaagtaatttggtacaaaatcttctgaatatcatgtatcaaaatttgatgtttttcttcccgttccatccactatttatgtaagagaagtgaaagactaacagagagaagctttcgctactgaaaaaatgactttgagatcgaaaatgacagaaaggtgaatggtaatgcttaaaatcaacagttttaaaccttacaacccttgagaataatttatatggcgtttacagttcaatataaatttatttcttaccaaaaaactggaactcaaaaatttacatattttgcttaatatcaactttaaaAACGTGTTGCagggccaaactaacaacatgctgccctacggaaaacgcgccgctagcaatcgaagtaatcgattgtcattttcaaccaatcagcaaccggtacgattgtgacagcaaatcggtacgatttttactgactacttgtcacatcctatcctagaagCAGAGGACATCTAGGAACAACGCTCCACAGGTGTATAATCTGTATTTTCACAGTCCGTATGAACTTGCTTAAATAgtggaagaggccccaaaacagGCAAAACGCCTTGTACGTTAGTTGCtttagggcgttttgcctcgccaaaatgttagatgtttcatcaaaatgtggaaaatttcgggtTTTCCAACCTTCCTATctgttattttgacacttttttcgcctaaccaaCATAATTCCAGGTCTAGCTTCGTTACGGCCATGccaaatacagtaatatccccaTTTTATCATCCCCCCTCCCTGATgtattttggg
The nucleotide sequence above comes from Armigeres subalbatus isolate Guangzhou_Male chromosome 3, GZ_Asu_2, whole genome shotgun sequence. Encoded proteins:
- the LOC134225143 gene encoding cytochrome P450 4d1-like isoform X1, whose amino-acid sequence is MWHIIHISIYTVSEFLPIIQHLTNLYGTVVRFWQGPQFSLYVGDPNIIETILTDKNLTNKSGEYDYLSDWLGDGLLLSKRHKWHARRKAITPAFHFKILDQFVDVFDRNAAELVDVLGKHADSGETFDMFPYVLLYALDVICESAMGTSVNALRNTDCEYVQAVKAAANISIRRMFDFIRRTPLFYLTPSYQRLRKALKVLHGYTDKVIKSRRKELMNKTNEQDGVSDEFGEKRRDAFLDMLLKTSINGKPLTDLEIREEVDTFMFEGHDTTTSAVVFTLFNLAKNPEIQQKVFDEIVSVIGKDPNERIELSHLNDLDYLEMSIKETLRLYPSVPMIGRKCVEETTINGKIIPAGANLIIGIYFMGRDPKYFDNPLQFIPERFEGEKSVEKFNPYKYIPFSAGSRNCIGQKFALNEMKSVISKLLRHYEFILPPGSPDEPTLASELILKPHHGVQLQIKRRTLS
- the LOC134225143 gene encoding cytochrome P450 4d1-like isoform X2 translates to MLMLTSLIHPSSLITTSACALQTILTDKNLTNKSGEYDYLSDWLGDGLLLSKRHKWHARRKAITPAFHFKILDQFVDVFDRNAAELVDVLGKHADSGETFDMFPYVLLYALDVICESAMGTSVNALRNTDCEYVQAVKAAANISIRRMFDFIRRTPLFYLTPSYQRLRKALKVLHGYTDKVIKSRRKELMNKTNEQDGVSDEFGEKRRDAFLDMLLKTSINGKPLTDLEIREEVDTFMFEGHDTTTSAVVFTLFNLAKNPEIQQKVFDEIVSVIGKDPNERIELSHLNDLDYLEMSIKETLRLYPSVPMIGRKCVEETTINGKIIPAGANLIIGIYFMGRDPKYFDNPLQFIPERFEGEKSVEKFNPYKYIPFSAGSRNCIGQKFALNEMKSVISKLLRHYEFILPPGSPDEPTLASELILKPHHGVQLQIKRRTLS